Proteins encoded in a region of the Streptomyces sp. PCS3-D2 genome:
- a CDS encoding phospholipase yields the protein MPRRLLPALATATATAVLALAPAAWAAPEVPADKPQVLSRWTQPSAASYEAWADAREHRAAWAAYAFDWSTDQCTTSPDNPFGFPFAAACARHDFGYRNHRAAGLFPAAKGRLDEAFHADLKRVCARYSGGRKRSCDGTAWTYYQAVRFLGIS from the coding sequence ATGCCGCGTCGCCTCCTGCCCGCCCTCGCCACCGCCACGGCCACCGCCGTGCTCGCCCTCGCGCCCGCCGCCTGGGCCGCCCCCGAGGTCCCGGCCGACAAGCCGCAGGTGCTGAGTCGCTGGACGCAGCCCAGCGCGGCGAGTTACGAGGCCTGGGCGGACGCGCGAGAGCACCGTGCCGCCTGGGCCGCCTATGCCTTCGACTGGTCGACCGACCAGTGCACCACCTCCCCGGACAACCCCTTCGGCTTCCCGTTCGCCGCGGCCTGCGCCCGCCACGACTTCGGCTACCGCAACCACCGGGCGGCAGGGCTGTTTCCGGCCGCCAAGGGTCGGCTCGACGAGGCGTTCCACGCCGACCTGAAGCGGGTGTGCGCCCGCTACTCCGGCGGCCGCAAGCGTTCGTGCGACGGCACCGCGTGGACGTACTACCAGGCCGTCAGGTTCCTCGGCATTTCCTAG
- a CDS encoding sulfite oxidase yields the protein MEQTSAREVSAPARIAPAGEGIGPEELALAARNHGLPLEALRYEVTPPGLHYVLVHYDIPAADADGWRLDVDGQVASPLALDLDALRALPAVTHRVTMECAGNGRALLSPRPVSQPWLVEAVGTADWTGVPLGVVLDRAGVRPNAVEAVFTGADHGVERGVEQDYRRSLPLPYAAAEDSGVLIAYAMNGAPLPPQHGYPLRLVVPGWYGMAHVKWLRGITLVDAPFTGFQQSAAYRFRWSADDPDDPGEPVTRIAPRALMAPPGFPDFMSRTRVVHPGPVHLHGRAWSGHGAVARVEVSTDGGLAWTRAELAAPHPHPWAWQAWSCDWTAAPGRHTLTVRATDTEGHTQPLEQPWNRGGFGNNLVQRVPVLCVAAR from the coding sequence ATGGAGCAGACGTCCGCCCGGGAGGTCAGCGCCCCGGCGCGCATCGCCCCGGCCGGTGAGGGCATCGGCCCGGAGGAGCTGGCACTCGCCGCCCGCAACCACGGCCTGCCGCTGGAGGCACTGCGCTACGAGGTCACACCCCCCGGGCTGCACTACGTCCTCGTCCACTACGACATCCCCGCCGCGGACGCGGACGGCTGGCGGCTGGACGTGGACGGCCAGGTCGCCTCACCGCTCGCGCTGGACCTCGACGCCCTGCGCGCGCTGCCCGCCGTCACCCACCGCGTCACGATGGAGTGCGCCGGCAACGGCCGAGCTCTTCTGTCGCCCCGCCCGGTCAGTCAGCCGTGGCTGGTCGAGGCGGTGGGCACCGCCGACTGGACCGGGGTCCCGCTGGGCGTCGTCCTGGACCGGGCGGGGGTGCGGCCGAATGCGGTCGAAGCCGTGTTCACCGGGGCCGACCACGGTGTGGAGCGCGGTGTCGAGCAGGACTACCGGCGCAGCCTGCCGCTGCCGTACGCCGCCGCGGAGGACTCGGGCGTGCTGATCGCCTACGCCATGAACGGCGCGCCGCTGCCACCGCAGCACGGGTACCCGCTGCGCCTGGTCGTGCCCGGCTGGTACGGCATGGCACACGTCAAATGGCTGCGCGGGATCACCCTCGTCGACGCACCGTTCACCGGCTTCCAGCAGTCCGCGGCCTACCGCTTCCGGTGGTCCGCCGACGACCCGGACGATCCCGGTGAGCCGGTCACCCGGATCGCGCCGCGCGCCCTGATGGCCCCGCCCGGCTTCCCCGACTTCATGTCGCGCACCCGCGTCGTGCACCCCGGCCCCGTGCACCTGCACGGGCGGGCCTGGTCCGGCCACGGGGCCGTCGCCCGGGTCGAGGTGAGCACCGACGGAGGCCTGGCCTGGACCCGGGCCGAGCTGGCCGCCCCACACCCGCATCCGTGGGCCTGGCAGGCCTGGAGCTGCGACTGGACCGCCGCACCGGGCCGCCACACCCTCACCGTCCGCGCCACGGACACCGAAGGGCACACGCAGCCCCTCGAACAGCCGTGGAATCGCGGCGGGTTCGGCAACAACCTGGTCCAGCGGGTCCCGGTGCTCTGCGTCGCGGCTCGCTAG
- a CDS encoding alpha/beta family hydrolase yields MFFTDRADAGERLAEAVRHLEGERPVVLGLPRGGVPVAFPVARALGAPLDVIVVRKLGVPHHRELGFGAIGEGGVRVISEDIVRISRVTPQDLAAVQHAEEAELARQARRFRGDRTRVPLGGRTAIVVDDGIATGSTAAAACQVVRAQGAARVVLAVPVAPPDAVARLRAEADEVVCLSTPRAFRAVGEWYRDFSQTPDDEVVSLLARAAAGSPPGPAPRTVAVEVDAGGPTLAGDLALPGDARAVVMFAHGSGSSRRSPRNRAVAADLNRAGLGTLLFDLLTPAEEADRANVFDIGTLAARLAGATAWLRLHASLPIGYFGASTGAAAALWAASASDADIGAVVCRGGRPDLAGPRLAAVRAPTLLVVGGRDTTVLDLNRAAQRELRCENRLEVVRGATHLFEEPGALAQVAALARAWFARHL; encoded by the coding sequence GTGTTCTTCACCGACCGCGCGGACGCCGGAGAACGACTCGCCGAAGCCGTCCGCCATCTGGAGGGCGAACGTCCGGTCGTACTGGGCCTGCCCCGCGGCGGCGTCCCGGTGGCCTTCCCCGTGGCGCGGGCCCTCGGCGCCCCGCTCGACGTGATCGTGGTCCGCAAACTCGGCGTCCCCCACCACCGTGAGCTCGGGTTCGGCGCGATCGGGGAGGGCGGCGTACGGGTCATCAGCGAGGACATCGTCCGCATCAGCCGTGTCACGCCCCAGGATCTGGCGGCCGTCCAGCACGCCGAGGAGGCGGAGCTGGCCCGGCAGGCCCGCCGGTTCCGCGGCGACCGCACGCGGGTCCCGCTCGGCGGCCGGACGGCGATCGTCGTGGACGACGGGATCGCCACCGGCTCCACGGCCGCCGCCGCCTGCCAGGTCGTACGGGCCCAGGGCGCGGCCCGTGTGGTGCTGGCCGTCCCGGTGGCGCCGCCCGACGCGGTCGCCCGGCTGCGCGCCGAGGCCGACGAAGTGGTGTGCCTGTCCACACCGCGCGCCTTCCGGGCCGTCGGCGAGTGGTACCGGGACTTCTCCCAGACGCCCGACGACGAGGTCGTCTCCCTGCTGGCGCGGGCGGCGGCCGGCTCCCCGCCCGGGCCGGCCCCGCGGACGGTCGCCGTCGAGGTGGACGCCGGCGGCCCGACCCTGGCCGGTGACCTGGCCCTGCCCGGCGACGCCCGGGCGGTCGTGATGTTCGCCCACGGCTCCGGCAGCAGCCGCCGGAGCCCGCGCAACCGGGCGGTCGCGGCGGACCTGAACCGGGCGGGCCTGGGCACACTGCTCTTCGACCTGCTGACACCCGCCGAGGAGGCGGACCGGGCCAACGTCTTCGACATCGGGACCCTGGCCGCACGCCTTGCCGGCGCCACCGCCTGGCTGCGCCTGCACGCGTCCCTCCCCATCGGGTACTTCGGGGCGAGCACCGGGGCCGCGGCCGCGCTGTGGGCCGCGTCCGCGTCCGACGCGGACATCGGCGCCGTGGTCTGCCGCGGCGGCCGGCCCGACCTCGCCGGGCCCCGGCTGGCCGCCGTGCGGGCACCGACGCTGCTCGTCGTCGGCGGCCGCGACACCACCGTGCTCGACCTCAACCGTGCGGCGCAGCGGGAGCTGCGCTGCGAGAACCGGCTGGAGGTCGTCCGGGGCGCCACGCACCTCTTCGAGGAGCCGGGCGCCCTCGCTCAGGTGGCTGCCCTGGCCCGCGCCTGGTTCGCCCGGCACCTGTGA
- a CDS encoding NACHT domain-containing NTPase — translation MEGQGKARIPSPPPGLDSIISSSHRTVILGDPGGGKSTLSLKLTYDIARDGFSASAARIPFLVILRDYTRDFEAGNTTMVQYLEALCRSPYNMDPPAGFVEHALTSGRAFVIFDGLDELIDTSLRRKVVELVESFAYRYPMTPILVTTRKVGYEEAPLDSSLFHAVQLGQLDDDGVKSYADKWFMLDNTLEKNRRVELSASFFQDSRFVADLTQNPLMLSLMCGIYASENYIPANRPEVYKKCTELLFDKWDKQRGIVTPLPFDAHVKHAINALAYAIYSDSKHRSGLTRDRLIRFVKDFLLAKRFEDDDEAENAATQFVEFCTGRAWVLSNVGSDESQELYGFTHRTFLEYFAANQLVRLNPTAEQLFGKLLDKISHAEWDVVSQLAVQIIGNNTEDGMDDFLERVIGAAEKSPIEEKANLLAFAGRALGFAVPKPALVRQICQASVAMAMGNPSEGTPFRRDRYAQLRGVRAVLHANSENLPSVAKYLRASLRVEDSSIEAREVCLALALSISLVPYAGIDDASYMTSKAREYWNDFEAENFDEFAAEMDSLAEHRGWAALYAAVAGRRPIRHVIDAYGPEVLFQFHSGPLTLRPPVVMRIDPYSDVRSRSDWALDTCLSDLSVILPRCETPWFVSEYDYDPIGKLGRHAFGAFFGTLSDFPEEHRDAVILLAAAWIELGGGPRQAFDGRADGRIVLLMQKWNAARIGQRPVSHALRSIRSTKVSGRVVELLEAWVQGRLRFTRKPIPVAESAAAETQC, via the coding sequence TTGGAGGGTCAGGGGAAAGCAAGGATTCCAAGCCCGCCGCCTGGTCTTGATTCGATCATCTCGAGTTCGCACAGGACGGTAATTCTAGGAGATCCGGGTGGCGGGAAGTCGACCCTCTCGCTAAAACTCACGTACGATATTGCCCGAGACGGATTTTCGGCCTCGGCTGCCAGGATCCCATTTTTGGTGATCCTGCGGGACTACACTCGTGATTTCGAAGCGGGGAACACGACGATGGTCCAGTATTTGGAGGCGCTATGCCGCTCTCCGTATAATATGGACCCACCGGCGGGGTTTGTTGAACACGCCTTGACCTCCGGAAGAGCCTTCGTAATTTTCGATGGGCTGGATGAACTTATAGATACATCCCTCCGCCGCAAGGTCGTCGAATTGGTGGAGTCGTTCGCATATCGATACCCGATGACTCCGATACTCGTCACGACTAGGAAAGTCGGATACGAGGAGGCCCCTCTAGACTCCAGCCTGTTCCACGCCGTGCAATTGGGGCAGTTGGACGACGATGGCGTTAAATCGTATGCCGATAAGTGGTTCATGCTCGATAACACCCTGGAGAAGAATCGCCGAGTCGAATTGTCTGCGAGCTTTTTTCAGGATAGTAGATTTGTGGCGGACCTTACGCAAAACCCTCTGATGCTGTCTCTTATGTGTGGCATCTATGCTAGCGAGAACTACATTCCGGCGAACAGGCCTGAGGTGTACAAGAAATGCACTGAGTTGCTGTTCGACAAGTGGGACAAGCAACGCGGCATCGTTACACCCCTGCCTTTTGATGCTCACGTCAAGCACGCTATAAACGCGCTCGCTTACGCCATCTACTCAGACTCGAAGCATCGATCGGGCCTAACTCGTGACCGTCTCATTAGATTCGTAAAAGATTTTCTACTCGCGAAGAGGTTCGAGGATGATGACGAAGCAGAGAATGCGGCAACGCAATTCGTTGAATTTTGCACCGGGCGCGCGTGGGTTCTTTCGAACGTTGGTTCTGACGAGTCTCAAGAGCTCTATGGATTCACGCACAGGACATTCCTTGAGTATTTTGCGGCAAACCAGCTTGTTCGCCTAAACCCGACAGCCGAACAATTGTTCGGTAAATTGCTGGATAAGATCTCTCATGCCGAATGGGATGTAGTCTCTCAGCTGGCTGTCCAAATTATCGGTAATAATACCGAGGACGGTATGGATGATTTCCTGGAGCGTGTCATTGGTGCCGCAGAGAAATCTCCCATAGAGGAAAAGGCGAATCTTCTTGCCTTTGCCGGGAGGGCTCTTGGGTTCGCGGTTCCCAAGCCCGCGCTGGTGCGTCAAATTTGCCAAGCCAGTGTCGCCATGGCGATGGGCAATCCGAGCGAAGGGACGCCATTTCGGAGAGATAGGTATGCGCAGCTACGTGGCGTAAGGGCGGTTCTCCATGCCAATTCGGAAAATCTACCGTCCGTTGCCAAATATCTCCGAGCAAGCCTTCGGGTCGAAGACTCTTCAATCGAGGCCCGAGAAGTCTGCCTCGCGCTGGCTTTGAGTATCTCCCTTGTCCCGTATGCTGGGATCGACGATGCTTCGTATATGACCAGCAAAGCTCGAGAGTATTGGAACGACTTCGAGGCTGAGAATTTTGACGAATTCGCGGCGGAGATGGACTCCCTGGCGGAACATCGTGGATGGGCGGCACTTTATGCTGCAGTTGCGGGCCGGCGCCCAATTCGACATGTGATTGACGCGTACGGGCCGGAAGTCCTGTTCCAGTTCCATTCAGGACCGCTGACGCTGAGGCCACCCGTAGTGATGCGGATTGACCCGTATAGCGATGTCCGATCGAGGAGTGATTGGGCGCTAGATACTTGTCTCTCTGACCTCTCGGTAATTCTGCCTCGCTGTGAAACTCCTTGGTTCGTCTCCGAGTACGACTATGACCCTATTGGCAAACTCGGTCGGCATGCCTTCGGGGCTTTTTTTGGAACCCTCTCAGACTTTCCAGAGGAGCATCGAGATGCGGTGATTCTTCTCGCGGCTGCCTGGATTGAACTCGGCGGGGGGCCGCGGCAGGCATTTGATGGCAGAGCGGACGGTCGGATCGTTCTTCTGATGCAGAAATGGAACGCAGCGAGGATCGGTCAGAGGCCCGTATCTCATGCGTTGCGCTCTATTCGTTCCACGAAAGTATCTGGACGCGTCGTGGAGCTGTTGGAGGCCTGGGTGCAAGGACGGCTTCGTTTTACTCGAAAGCCCATCCCTGTAGCGGAGTCTGCAGCAGCCGAGACTCAGTGTTGA
- a CDS encoding winged helix-turn-helix domain-containing protein: MPEASPRGTYLLIADALRKEIEEGHPKNSTLPSEAALMQAHDVSRNTVRRALKTLESEKLITSVPGAGWRVSRVPVPPLVERLTAVITEDHLAVGDKYPSEANLCERFGMSRTAVRHALAQMEGIGLLATVHGKGRTVLALPTTQEES, from the coding sequence GTGCCGGAGGCCAGCCCGCGCGGAACCTATCTACTCATCGCTGACGCGCTGCGGAAGGAGATTGAGGAGGGGCACCCCAAGAACAGCACTCTGCCGTCAGAGGCCGCCCTCATGCAGGCTCACGATGTCTCCCGCAACACCGTTCGTCGCGCGCTGAAGACGCTGGAGTCCGAGAAGCTGATCACGTCCGTGCCGGGCGCCGGCTGGCGCGTGTCTCGGGTGCCCGTCCCGCCTCTCGTTGAGCGCCTGACCGCTGTCATCACGGAGGACCATCTCGCCGTCGGCGACAAGTACCCGTCTGAGGCGAACCTCTGCGAGCGCTTCGGAATGTCCCGGACAGCCGTACGCCACGCGCTGGCGCAGATGGAAGGCATCGGCCTACTCGCCACCGTGCACGGCAAAGGCCGAACAGTGCTCGCCCTTCCGACCACCCAAGAGGAGTCATAG
- a CDS encoding HD domain-containing protein — protein sequence MGLTAWAYSLSESMLAEPLPRRWAHSLGVAKRARSLSPILGRDAELLEAAAVLHDVGYSPSIAATGFHPLDGARFLRDQEGADERVVRLVAHHSCALLEAEERGLRRDLETEFELERPELVDALIVSDMTTTPDGEHTTPAARLDEIVQRYGPDTIVGRFIQRAAPEIYAATERVEGRMSLAQATTQPM from the coding sequence ATGGGGCTAACTGCGTGGGCGTACTCGCTCTCCGAATCGATGCTGGCCGAACCGCTGCCGCGCCGCTGGGCACACTCTCTCGGGGTAGCCAAGCGGGCGCGTTCCCTGAGCCCGATCCTCGGCCGTGACGCCGAGCTGCTGGAGGCTGCCGCAGTTCTGCACGACGTCGGCTACTCCCCCTCCATCGCCGCTACCGGCTTCCACCCGCTCGACGGGGCCCGGTTCCTCCGCGACCAGGAGGGAGCTGACGAGCGCGTCGTCCGGCTCGTGGCCCACCACTCCTGCGCTCTCCTGGAGGCCGAGGAGCGCGGGCTCCGGCGTGACCTGGAGACCGAGTTCGAGCTGGAGAGGCCGGAGCTTGTAGATGCGCTGATCGTGTCGGACATGACGACTACGCCGGACGGCGAGCACACAACGCCGGCGGCCCGGCTGGACGAGATCGTGCAGCGGTACGGCCCGGATACGATCGTGGGTCGCTTCATCCAGCGAGCGGCACCGGAGATCTACGCCGCCACCGAGCGGGTGGAAGGCCGGATGTCCCTCGCCCAGGCCACCACTCAGCCGATGTAA
- a CDS encoding NUDIX hydrolase — protein MSRIDYFRDPNAPAANSVVPSVTAIVQDGAGRLLVIHKTDNNLWALPGGGHDIGERVGDTVVREVEEETGIKVEVDGIVGLYTDPEHVLAYDDGEVRQQFSICFRARPIGGILRTSSESKEVRWIDPGDLDDLDIHPSMRLRIQHGLDDSRREPYIG, from the coding sequence ATGAGCCGAATCGACTACTTCCGCGACCCCAACGCTCCTGCCGCCAACTCCGTGGTGCCCTCGGTCACGGCCATCGTGCAGGACGGCGCCGGGAGGCTCTTGGTCATCCACAAGACCGATAACAACCTGTGGGCACTTCCCGGCGGTGGCCACGACATTGGCGAGCGCGTCGGCGACACAGTTGTGCGCGAGGTCGAGGAGGAGACCGGGATCAAGGTTGAGGTGGACGGCATTGTGGGGCTCTACACCGACCCGGAGCACGTCCTCGCGTACGACGATGGCGAGGTACGACAACAGTTCTCGATCTGCTTCCGGGCCCGTCCGATAGGCGGAATCCTCCGCACGAGCAGCGAATCCAAGGAGGTCCGCTGGATTGATCCGGGGGACCTCGATGACCTGGACATTCACCCGTCCATGCGTCTGCGGATCCAACACGGCCTGGACGATTCGCGCCGTGAGCCTTACATCGGCTGA
- a CDS encoding helix-turn-helix transcriptional regulator, translating to MANERLRGAITKCGLSLDQVAEALGVSAKTVERWINEPKRQPYRRFKYAAASLLQCEMSYLWPDERTSAEVTEAGNAELVRLYPHRSVVPNRLWPQLYARASRHFDVLVYSGFWLTEDAAFHQVVKERSAAGVRIRFMLGDPESAAVAVRGEDEGIGGAMASKIRNALVNYASLFGLPGVEFRLHSTTLYNSIYRADDEMLANGHLYGVGAYMAPVLHIQRVPGGELFDAYAESVERVWETARPISSPTDLGGPDA from the coding sequence ATGGCGAATGAACGGTTACGTGGTGCGATCACCAAGTGCGGTCTGTCGCTCGATCAAGTCGCCGAAGCGCTAGGCGTGTCAGCCAAGACGGTCGAACGCTGGATCAATGAGCCCAAGCGGCAGCCGTACCGTCGCTTCAAGTACGCCGCAGCCTCGCTCCTACAGTGCGAGATGTCCTACCTGTGGCCGGATGAGCGGACGTCGGCCGAGGTCACCGAAGCGGGGAACGCCGAGCTGGTCAGGCTCTACCCTCACCGGTCAGTGGTTCCGAACCGTCTCTGGCCGCAGCTCTACGCCCGAGCGTCAAGACATTTCGACGTGCTCGTCTACTCGGGATTCTGGCTCACTGAGGACGCGGCATTTCACCAGGTCGTCAAGGAGAGGTCGGCTGCCGGAGTCCGGATCCGCTTCATGCTCGGGGATCCGGAGTCCGCGGCTGTCGCCGTGCGAGGCGAGGACGAGGGGATCGGGGGAGCTATGGCCAGCAAGATTCGCAACGCGCTGGTCAACTATGCCTCGCTGTTCGGCCTCCCTGGTGTGGAGTTCCGACTCCACTCCACCACGCTCTACAACTCGATCTACCGGGCCGATGACGAGATGCTCGCCAACGGGCACCTGTACGGCGTCGGTGCGTACATGGCGCCGGTGCTGCACATCCAGCGCGTCCCCGGGGGCGAGCTGTTCGATGCCTACGCCGAGAGCGTCGAACGGGTCTGGGAGACCGCAAGACCCATCTCCTCGCCCACAGACCTGGGAGGTCCAGACGCATGA
- a CDS encoding DUF6284 family protein: protein MKSIVARHAGVTPLPVDLEPTDAELDAIEAEMPLISAEVELLDALIVLLDRPASEFGARRIRRAHRRVLAARRDAANKSCPVPPAVA from the coding sequence ATGAAGTCCATCGTTGCACGTCACGCGGGTGTTACCCCGCTTCCGGTCGACCTGGAGCCGACGGACGCGGAGCTGGACGCGATCGAGGCCGAGATGCCGCTGATCTCCGCTGAGGTCGAGTTGCTGGACGCGTTGATCGTGCTGCTGGACCGGCCGGCGTCGGAGTTCGGCGCCCGCCGGATCCGGCGGGCGCACCGGCGGGTGCTGGCGGCCCGCCGGGACGCGGCGAACAAGAGCTGCCCTGTTCCGCCGGCGGTGGCGTGA
- a CDS encoding DUF6303 family protein, which produces MRGAHLVHRDGRWRLFVALPGSVAHWPTHYFTGPTVPSVQERSRALTALGFTLTDGAAWSWTEDTERFDDPASPVILIALAPVEPVVGGAL; this is translated from the coding sequence ATGCGCGGCGCGCACCTGGTCCACCGGGATGGCCGGTGGCGCCTGTTCGTAGCGCTGCCCGGCAGCGTGGCCCATTGGCCGACCCACTACTTCACGGGGCCGACCGTGCCGAGTGTTCAGGAGCGCTCACGGGCGCTCACCGCGCTCGGCTTCACGCTCACGGACGGCGCGGCCTGGTCCTGGACCGAGGACACTGAGCGGTTTGACGACCCGGCCTCGCCGGTCATCCTGATCGCCCTCGCGCCCGTCGAACCGGTTGTGGGGGGTGCATTGTGA
- a CDS encoding RRQRL motif-containing zinc-binding protein has protein sequence MATLPVYSWRLAPDGLATRRQLRALGLRPGGQDVVAQVERPRRRRGPLVAYLYRIDRARPVRPMTARRAAALAKANAARRWCPACRRDAGYVIPASLGMCTPCAYPDEQRAA, from the coding sequence ATGGCGACCCTGCCCGTCTACTCCTGGCGCCTCGCCCCGGACGGACTCGCCACCCGCCGACAACTCCGCGCGCTCGGACTGCGGCCCGGCGGACAGGATGTCGTCGCCCAGGTCGAGCGGCCGCGCCGCCGGCGGGGGCCGCTGGTGGCCTACCTGTACCGGATCGACCGGGCCCGCCCGGTCCGGCCGATGACCGCCCGCCGGGCCGCGGCCCTCGCCAAGGCCAATGCCGCCCGCCGCTGGTGCCCGGCCTGCCGCCGTGACGCCGGGTACGTGATCCCGGCCTCGCTCGGCATGTGCACCCCCTGCGCCTACCCCGACGAACAGCGCGCCGCCTGA
- a CDS encoding HNH endonuclease signature motif containing protein, translated as MTTAWLVLAVGEERQHGGNDGYDDDPSQHYSWDDTVPNHANLKVGDVIALWDKKELLGLGVISEIETGSEVKTLYFCPECKRADFKRRKKLKPTCVCNKCGAQFEEPGSKTKTVVTYRSRHGEVWMDGRGLLTGPELRALCDSPRSQLSMRPARWEKLRDALLALEDLDTDDEHAGGDTVRRPIAGGHRMANVKTRQGQPAFRKQLLKDHGQVCAFTGPAPAAALQAAHLYSFAEESEHHDWGGLLLRNDVHSLFDRGQIAVDPDTGLIDVDEELLCYPAYAELHGKIPRARLRPEHEVWLAAHWRTHRTATTP; from the coding sequence TTGACGACGGCGTGGCTGGTGCTGGCAGTGGGCGAAGAGCGGCAGCACGGGGGGAACGACGGGTACGACGACGACCCGTCGCAGCACTACAGCTGGGACGACACCGTCCCCAACCACGCGAATCTGAAGGTGGGCGACGTCATCGCCCTGTGGGACAAGAAGGAGCTCCTCGGGCTCGGCGTGATCTCCGAGATCGAGACCGGGAGCGAGGTCAAGACGCTCTACTTCTGTCCGGAGTGCAAGCGGGCCGACTTCAAGCGCCGCAAGAAGCTCAAGCCGACCTGCGTGTGCAACAAGTGCGGCGCGCAGTTCGAGGAGCCGGGCAGCAAGACGAAGACGGTCGTCACCTACCGATCCCGGCACGGAGAAGTGTGGATGGACGGCCGCGGCCTGCTGACCGGCCCGGAACTGCGGGCCCTGTGCGACTCGCCCCGCTCACAGCTCAGCATGCGCCCGGCCAGGTGGGAGAAGCTCCGCGACGCCCTCTTGGCCCTCGAAGACCTCGACACGGACGACGAGCATGCCGGCGGGGACACGGTGCGCAGGCCGATCGCGGGCGGGCACCGGATGGCGAACGTGAAGACCCGGCAGGGACAGCCCGCCTTCCGCAAGCAGCTCCTCAAGGACCACGGCCAGGTCTGCGCGTTCACCGGCCCCGCCCCCGCCGCCGCCCTCCAGGCAGCGCACCTCTACAGCTTCGCCGAGGAGAGCGAGCACCACGACTGGGGCGGGCTGCTGCTGCGCAACGACGTCCACAGCCTCTTCGACCGCGGGCAGATCGCCGTCGACCCCGACACCGGCCTGATCGACGTCGACGAGGAACTCCTCTGCTACCCGGCTTATGCCGAGCTCCACGGGAAGATCCCCCGGGCCAGGCTGCGGCCCGAGCACGAGGTATGGCTCGCCGCCCACTGGCGCACCCACCGGACCGCCACCACCCCGTAA
- a CDS encoding DNA cytosine methyltransferase, giving the protein MTHRTDSPRGSGHRPLLLDAFCCQGGAGTGYQQAGFDVTGIDKDPQPHYPLAFRQAEAVTFIREHGAGFDFIHASPPCQHDTDCQRIQNNDHPDLIAPTRAALEATGRPWVMENVRGAAHKLNRPVMLCGAMFGLRTYRHRYFETGGGFTLTPLPHPAHTVPQAKMGRPVPGGWYGQFVGNFSGVALARQVMGVPWMNRDGIRECIPPAYTQWIGAHALAQLSAAALEVAA; this is encoded by the coding sequence ATGACCCACCGCACCGACAGCCCGCGAGGATCCGGGCACCGGCCGCTGTTACTGGACGCGTTCTGCTGTCAGGGCGGCGCCGGCACCGGCTACCAGCAGGCCGGATTCGACGTCACCGGCATCGACAAGGACCCCCAGCCCCACTACCCCCTCGCCTTCCGCCAGGCCGAGGCCGTCACCTTCATCCGCGAGCACGGCGCCGGCTTCGACTTCATCCACGCCTCCCCGCCCTGCCAGCACGACACCGACTGCCAGCGCATCCAGAACAACGACCACCCCGACCTGATCGCCCCCACCCGCGCCGCACTCGAAGCGACGGGCCGTCCGTGGGTGATGGAGAACGTCCGCGGCGCCGCCCACAAACTCAACCGGCCCGTGATGTTGTGCGGGGCGATGTTCGGCCTGCGGACCTACAGGCACCGCTACTTCGAGACCGGCGGCGGCTTCACCCTCACCCCGCTCCCGCACCCCGCCCACACGGTTCCTCAGGCCAAGATGGGCCGCCCTGTCCCGGGGGGCTGGTACGGGCAGTTCGTCGGGAACTTCTCCGGCGTCGCCCTCGCCCGTCAGGTCATGGGCGTGCCGTGGATGAACCGCGACGGCATCCGCGAATGCATCCCCCCGGCCTACACCCAGTGGATCGGCGCCCACGCCCTCGCCCAGCTTTCCGCGGCCGCGCTGGAGGTGGCCGCATGA